A single genomic interval of Spinacia oleracea cultivar Varoflay chromosome 6, BTI_SOV_V1, whole genome shotgun sequence harbors:
- the LOC130463092 gene encoding LOW QUALITY PROTEIN: protein NRT1/ PTR FAMILY 5.5-like (The sequence of the model RefSeq protein was modified relative to this genomic sequence to represent the inferred CDS: deleted 1 base in 1 codon; substituted 1 base at 1 genomic stop codon) gives MCQNTERLGNKSTHCAWLHQLIHSFQLLGHERRCLKWAHXFARIVMLWVMMLYLAEVWKLDLKHAATVINIWRGSAKVLPLVFVFVFVFVADAFLGHFSILLLSSLSNAVGLGLFWMSTPPVSAKSNGNCAEYKPECIENHQKQLFHTALVLTAVGIAGHVASFDFFAEKQIKSIAANWSTAFNLLNSSEDEVNDVPLGVREQNTSPLASNFWLASPSFPRNFLCPFCKCCGVFYFFFFFFFFSSIVFVAGILIVVFVKPWTIRFGVSAIFAVFSFLVFLSAVGSYKYFGPRGSPFTTIFRVLLAACSKFVYRLPQDVGELYENIALGESSLFPHTNSLR, from the exons ATGTGCCAGAATACAGAGAGATTGGGTAACAAGAGCACTCATTGTGCTTGGTTGCATCAGTTGATTCACTCCTTCCAGCTCTTGGGGCATGAAAGAAGAT GTTTAAAGTGGGCGCATTAGTTCGCGAGAATA GTAATGTTATGGGTGATGATGTTATACTTGGCGGAGGTATGGAAGCTTGATCTCAAGCATGCGGCTACAGTTATCAATATATGGAGGGGTTCAGCTAAAGTATTGCCTCTTGTCTTTGTCTTTGTCTTTGTCTTTGTCGCGGACGCTTTCCTAGGCCACTTTAGTATCCTCTTGCTCTCCAGTCTTTCCAACGCTGTT GGACTGGGGTTGTTTTGGATGTCAACACCACCAGTTTCGGCCAAATCAAATGGAAACTGCGCAGAATACAAGCCTGAATGTATAGAAAACCATCAAAAACAACTTTTTCACACAGCCCTAGTCCTAACTGCAGTAGGAATAGCAGGTCATGTAGCTTCTTTTGACTTCTTTGCTGAAAAGCAGATAAAGAGTATTGCAGCAAACTGGTCCACAGCTTTTAATTTATTGAATTCCTCCGAAGATGAGGTTAACGATGTTCCATTGGGTGTCCGAGAACAAAATACTTCTCCATTAGCTTCGAATTTTTGGCTAGCATCACCTTCTTTTCCACGAAACTTCCTTTGTCCATTTTGTAAATGTTGTGGagtcttctacttcttcttcttcttcttcttcttcagcaGCATTGTCTTTGTTGCTGGAATATTAATTGTCGTTTTCGTCAAACCATGGACTATTCGGTTTGGAGTTTCAGCCATATTTGCAGTGTTTTCATTTCTAGTTTTCTTGAGTGCGGTTGGCTCTTACAAGTATTTTGGACCTCGAGGAAGCCCCTTCACTACTATATTTCGCGTGCTTCTTGCTGCTTGCTCCAAATTTGTTTATAGGCTGCCGCAGGATGTTGGTGAGCTCTATGAGAATATAGCCCTTGGTGAATCTTCCTTGTTTCCTCACACCAACAGCCTAAGGTAA